The Methanosphaera sp. BMS genome contains a region encoding:
- a CDS encoding DUF6508 domain-containing protein, whose amino-acid sequence MVEELEEIWTNYDRQTVFNYVETRLHHYLFTKIFKDEAEIMGKIIEISQQELTGFKLAYFLNIPETKYIIENFDELEEYLADKDTTEKPYSSILQVIKYMFENVKNSDANKVENTNFDGDKLACINSTILDNKKKISQILKSDLMADCQVPDIVDLYLLEEACKASDEIYNLAKSYEVYDELFVFPSKMELYNTITTNILTALSNDKLFELYVLLNTLEVLETTKGTITFQKAGVSELAEYYYQVEENSMEHTTVMQIFFHDLPEELSAKFKPLLKYPYICLRMTNSVKAQNLTRVSYLLLEIERITDNQIKYKCKATEDIRNILVVWDHRLFNDEKSHIKVLDYKTLQMGLNKSFGNIFKFPNIENVDAILEYLPYFEDTTNEFVRIENGQRYYDDEADFFKDDIYQENIYRTYDNLKDWEEKGWNYINNHELIKRLDLITIQKIIYLIMQKENTRPGFLGKLMEDGTVLTILRRLKEIRDINKSEITELYSPYKKLKCCPIHDPDFYAEKEKEMDGLVSRQSEEFSEDELNVK is encoded by the coding sequence ATGGTTGAAGAATTAGAGGAAATATGGACAAATTATGATAGACAAACCGTATTTAATTATGTTGAAACAAGATTACACCATTACTTATTTACTAAAATATTTAAAGATGAAGCAGAAATAATGGGTAAAATCATCGAAATATCACAACAGGAACTTACAGGATTTAAATTAGCATACTTCTTAAACATTCCTGAAACAAAGTACATCATAGAAAACTTCGATGAACTTGAAGAATACCTTGCAGATAAGGATACCACCGAAAAACCATACTCCAGCATACTTCAGGTAATCAAATACATGTTTGAAAACGTTAAAAACAGTGATGCAAACAAGGTTGAAAACACGAACTTTGACGGGGATAAACTGGCATGCATCAACTCAACGATTCTGGACAACAAGAAGAAAATCAGCCAAATACTTAAAAGCGACCTGATGGCAGATTGCCAAGTGCCTGATATCGTAGACTTATACCTTCTTGAAGAGGCATGTAAGGCCAGTGATGAAATATACAACCTTGCAAAATCATATGAGGTTTATGATGAGCTATTTGTTTTCCCATCCAAAATGGAGCTGTACAATACCATCACGACAAACATCCTAACGGCACTAAGCAATGACAAACTATTTGAATTGTACGTACTTTTAAATACCTTGGAGGTACTTGAAACCACAAAAGGTACAATTACATTCCAGAAAGCAGGGGTATCCGAACTGGCCGAATACTACTACCAGGTAGAGGAAAATTCCATGGAACACACCACTGTTATGCAGATATTCTTCCATGACTTGCCTGAAGAGTTAAGTGCCAAGTTCAAACCGCTGCTCAAATATCCATACATCTGTCTACGTATGACAAACTCGGTAAAGGCACAGAACTTGACACGTGTAAGTTATTTGTTACTTGAAATTGAAAGAATTACGGATAACCAAATCAAGTATAAGTGTAAGGCTACTGAGGATATTCGTAACATTCTCGTTGTATGGGATCACCGTCTGTTCAATGATGAAAAGTCACACATCAAGGTACTTGACTACAAGACACTACAGATGGGACTTAACAAATCATTCGGTAACATCTTCAAATTCCCTAACATCGAAAACGTGGATGCAATCCTTGAATACCTGCCATACTTTGAAGATACGACAAACGAGTTTGTAAGAATCGAAAACGGTCAACGCTATTATGACGATGAGGCGGACTTCTTCAAGGATGACATCTATCAGGAAAACATCTACAGGACATATGACAACCTCAAGGATTGGGAGGAAAAAGGTTGGAATTACATCAACAACCATGAGCTAATCAAAAGGCTTGATCTTATCACAATCCAGAAGATTATCTATCTAATCATGCAGAAGGAAAATACCAGGCCAGGATTTTTAGGTAAGCTTATGGAAGACGGTACCGTTTTAACCATCCTCAGAAGGTTAAAGGAAATCAGGGACATCAACAAAAGTGAAATTACAGAACTCTATTCACCATATAAGAAACTCAAATGTTGTCCTATACACGATCCGGACTTCTATGCTGAGAAGGAAAAAGAGATGGATGGTCTTGTATCACGTCAGTCAGAGGAATTCTCTGAAGATGAGCTGAACGTTAAATAA
- the cbiM gene encoding cobalt transporter CbiM, protein MHIGDGYLSLPIDIITYIIAIVALYFAFKWSRENLDEKYIPLLAVLAAGIFAIQSFNLPVPFGSSGHLLGAALVAIIFCSPYAAIIVLSVVLILQALFFGDGGITTLGANILNMAIVGGFVGFYGFDFLKDKIGKYPSIFIAAWAGCFIAALVAAVEMALSGTFPLDLGLFYMGGYHAMIGFIEAIITVVIIKGLESVRPDLLAWNR, encoded by the coding sequence ATGCACATAGGTGATGGTTATCTCTCACTTCCAATTGACATAATCACATATATCATTGCAATCGTTGCATTGTATTTCGCATTCAAATGGAGCAGAGAAAACCTAGATGAAAAATACATACCATTACTTGCAGTGCTTGCCGCAGGAATATTTGCAATCCAATCATTTAACCTACCGGTACCATTTGGTTCAAGTGGTCATCTACTGGGTGCCGCATTGGTTGCAATCATATTCTGTAGCCCATATGCTGCAATAATAGTATTAAGTGTAGTGCTTATATTACAAGCATTGTTCTTCGGTGACGGAGGAATAACTACACTAGGAGCAAACATATTAAACATGGCAATAGTAGGTGGATTTGTAGGATTCTACGGATTTGACTTCTTAAAAGACAAAATCGGAAAATACCCAAGCATATTCATAGCCGCTTGGGCCGGTTGTTTTATAGCTGCCCTTGTAGCTGCTGTCGAAATGGCTTTAAGCGGAACATTCCCACTTGACTTAGGATTGTTCTACATGGGTGGATACCATGCAATGATAGGATTTATCGAAGCAATCATTACAGTAGTCATAATCAAAGGATTAGAATCTGTAAGACCAGACTTATTAGCTTGGAATAGGTGA
- the cbiQ gene encoding cobalt ECF transporter T component CbiQ — translation MVSASALMEQELLSSKDSILHNIDSRIKLIVLILTILAAVTTTNYTILVILELYLIALVIIAKIPLKQAFIKVLVILPFGLFIALFQPFIQPGDVLYTLPFGINITLQGLQFAQLLLSRLVISITAIVLFSFITPMNSIAEAFRRLHMPNEFAMIFSLFVRFIFLFYDEFESIRQAQNSRCFSLSNNTPYLWKVKQVGYVFLMMFIRSYERGESVYNSMASRGYSASSTIYYKDERLSLNSILYLLIPVVLIIALNVLNYLHII, via the coding sequence ATGGTAAGTGCAAGTGCATTAATGGAACAGGAACTTTTATCCAGTAAAGACAGCATTCTACACAACATCGACAGTAGGATTAAACTTATAGTCCTAATATTGACTATACTAGCTGCGGTTACAACAACAAACTACACGATTCTTGTCATACTTGAGCTATACCTTATAGCATTGGTTATCATTGCCAAGATACCCCTCAAGCAGGCATTTATCAAGGTACTTGTAATACTGCCCTTCGGATTATTCATTGCATTATTTCAGCCGTTTATCCAGCCAGGAGATGTATTGTACACGTTACCGTTTGGAATCAATATAACACTGCAGGGTCTTCAATTTGCACAGCTTCTGTTGTCACGATTGGTGATAAGCATAACGGCCATCGTGTTATTCTCATTTATTACCCCAATGAACAGTATTGCAGAGGCATTCAGAAGGTTGCATATGCCAAATGAATTTGCAATGATTTTTTCATTGTTCGTCAGGTTCATATTCCTGTTTTATGATGAATTCGAAAGTATTCGGCAGGCACAAAACAGCAGATGCTTCAGCCTATCAAACAATACGCCATACCTGTGGAAGGTCAAACAGGTCGGATACGTATTTCTGATGATGTTTATTCGTTCATATGAACGTGGAGAAAGCGTGTACAACAGTATGGCAAGCAGAGGATATAGTGCCAGCAGTACAATATATTATAAGGATGAACGATTATCCCTAAACAGCATATTATACCTGCTTATTCCGGTAGTACTCATCATAGCATTAAATGTCTTGAATTATCTGCATATAATTTAA
- a CDS encoding PDGLE domain-containing protein — MEAKHVYIGIFAIALIVCVLSPFLASGDPDGLEASAEHIGETHDAAIAALEAEPVVAPVMPDYTFEGMEDNPLVGVACLIFGAILTVALAYGVFYVITKK; from the coding sequence ATGGAAGCAAAACATGTATACATAGGAATATTCGCAATAGCATTAATTGTATGTGTCTTATCACCATTTTTAGCTTCAGGTGATCCTGATGGTTTAGAAGCATCAGCAGAACATATTGGTGAAACTCACGATGCCGCTATAGCAGCATTAGAAGCTGAACCTGTAGTAGCTCCAGTCATGCCTGATTATACATTTGAAGGCATGGAAGATAATCCTCTAGTAGGTGTGGCCTGTCTGATATTTGGAGCCATCCTGACTGTAGCCTTAGCTTACGGAGTATTCTACGTAATAACAAAAAAATAG